The following coding sequences are from one Eucalyptus grandis isolate ANBG69807.140 chromosome 11, ASM1654582v1, whole genome shotgun sequence window:
- the LOC104423790 gene encoding uncharacterized protein LOC104423790, whose amino-acid sequence MYDSRHGKDAKSAEEDGFPLIDLDDDGSMERDMEIGDISLYVDVLADNADFLNKNSENEYTHPEFNAEVDMENPTFKLGMCFSNAKEFREAVRNHAIKNGRKVRFVKNTPNKLRAVCSEGCDWLIYASKVQREHTLQVKTFNSVHTCNRTLQVPQISTKWLANKYCDRLRNNPTWPGASMKKTMEFENVLKLSRTMVYRARAISMSMITGNEEEQFWMLRSYCQALLDANPRSTCIIKTEQCQDQFKFRGVYICLDALRRGFVEGCRHFVGFDGCHLSSGYKGILLAAVGVDGNNQMYPFAWAIVEQETYKTWHWFISLIAEDLGITDPENSKYWTFLCDKQKGLVQALAHLMPEVEHRFCLRHLYENFKLHHRGVELKKLLWKAAMATRVCDFDLAMAQLKAVDEKAYDWLSQRPPVQWSKSYFRKNSKCDISLNNWCESFNKSIIDARDKPIITMLETIRAQLMERIHKQRDGMTKYTGVICPNIQKILDLQKQFSVSWIPTWNGEDEFELSGPYGDKRVVNIRHRSCSCRRWDIRDSLLSSLWRLLYT is encoded by the coding sequence ATGTATGATAGTAGGCATGGTAAGGATGCTAAGAGTGCTGAAGAAGATGGGTTTCCCCTTATTGATCTTGATGATGATGGTTCAATGGAGAGGGATATGGAGATTGGAGATATCAGTCTATATGTAGATGTGTTAGCTGATAATGCAGATTTCTTGAACAAGAATAGTGAAAATGAGTATACGCATCCTGAGTTCAATGCTGAGGTTGATATGGAAAATCCTACCTTCAAGTTGGGGATGTGCTTTAGTAATGCAAAGGAATTTAGAGAAGCTGTTAGGAACCAtgccataaaaaatgggagaaagGTGAGGTTTGTTAAAAATACACCTAACAAGTTGAGGGCAGTGTGCTCGGAGGGCTGTGATTGGCTCATATATGCCTCTAAAGTGCAAAGGGAGCATACTTTACAAGTCAAAACCTTCAACTCAGTACATACATGTAATAGAACACTACAAGTTCCTCAAATAAGTACTAAATGGCTAGCGAATAAGTATTGTGATAGGCTGAGAAACAATCCTACATGGCCAGGTGCTTCAATGAAAAAAACGATGGAGTTTGAGAATGTTTTGAAGTTGTCAAGGACAATGGTTTATAGAGCTAGGGCAATATCAATGAGTATGATCACGGGGAATGAGGAGGAGCAATTTTGGATGCTTAGAAGCTATTGTCAGGCACTTCTTGATGCCAACCCAAGATCCACATGTATAATCAAGACTGAGCAATGTCAAGACCAATTTAAGTTTAGGGGAGTCTACATTTGTTTGGATGCATTAAGGAGGGGCTTTGTAGAAGGATGTAGGCACTTTGTGGGATTCGATGGTTGCCATTTGTCATCAGGCTATAAGGGGATACTTCTAGCAGCAGTGGGCGTAGATGGCAACAATCAAATGTATCCCTTTGCGTGGGCAATTGTCGAACAAGAAACATACAAGACATGGCACTGGTTTATTAGTTTAATTGCAGAAGACTTGGGAATTACAGAccctgaaaattcaaagtactGGACTTTTTTGTGTGACAAACAAAAGGGATTAGTGCAAGCACTAGCACATCTAATGCCCGAAGTAGAACATAGATTTTGCTTAAGGCATCTTTATGAAAACTTTAAACTACATCACAGAGGAGTAGAACTTAAAAAGCTTCTTTGGAAGGCTGCCATGGCAACTAGAGTATGTGATTTTGACTTGGCAATGGCACAACTGAAGGCAGTTGATGAGAAAGCTTATGATTGGTTATCCCAGAGGCCTCCTGTGCAATGGAGCAAGTCCTACTttaggaaaaattcaaaatgtgaCATTTCCTTGAACAACTGGTGTGAAAGTTTCAACAAAAGCATCATTGATGCAAGGGACAAGCCTATCATCACAATGCTTGAAACTATAAGAGCGCAACTCATGGAGAGAATTCATAAGCAAAGGGATGGGATGACCAAATACACTGGTGTGATCTGTCCTAATATCCAGAAGATATTAGATCTTCAAAAACAGTTTTCGGTATCATGGATTCCAACCTGGAATGGAgaggatgaatttgaattaagTGGGCCATATGGAGACAAGAGAGTTGTTAATATTAGACATAGATCTTGTAGCTGTAGAAGATGGGACATCAGGGATTCCTTGTTGTCATCTTTGTGGCGGCTCTTATATACATAA
- the LOC104424563 gene encoding rust resistance kinase Lr10 isoform X3, translated as MPYGKFINYTGQQIRLVDNGLQRDNCLSLPHHSLSLYDFHRVSTLDNPYSSLSYKNISVIVNCSKPVSSPFYIATDPCIEGSYSTNTSSNWNLYALVNPNVSDVRDFCTISSWTWASQDFGGGQAHNSSLNYRQIQNIMADGFVLNYHIFSWKKTSFYYYDIYNYLHLYRYFFSKRLYVSYCGGGQFCASTYYYGGVLDDIAFWTTWDLLVLLIVFCVVKFIIGMPFVAIFLIYKYRRRHIAMDKNIEEFLQAHNNFLPIRYSYSNIKKITRNFKHKLGEGGYGHVYKGTLRSGNEVAIKILKQSKAHGQDFISEVATVGRIHHVNIVQLIGFCFEGSKQALVYDFMSNGSLDKRIFTKEGDKFLDYKKIYEIALGVVRGIEYLHRGCDKQILHFDIKPHNILLDKNFLPKISDFGLAKLYPIDHSIVSMTAARGTLGYMAPELFYKTLGGVSYKADVYSFGMLLMEMAGRRKNLNANAEHSSQIYFPLWVYDHINEGESVEMDEIVGEEREVMKKMIIVALWCIQLVPDHRPPMNKVLKMLERDIGNIQMPPKPLIYPPNERIGNDIVEMELETFSTSSSTPIISPSFPFGDSTGV; from the exons ATGCCTTATGGCAAG TTTATCAATTATACCGGACAACAAATCAGATTGGTTGACAACGGGCTGCAAAGAGATAACTGCTTGTCTCTCCCCCATCATTCATTGTCATTGTATGACTTTCATAGAGTTTCCACTCTAGACAACCCATACAGCAGCCTGTCCTACAAGAATATATCGGTCATTGTGAACTGCTCAAAACCGGTTAGTTCTCCATTTTACATCGCTACTGATCCATGCATTGAGGGGTCATACTCTACCAACACATCATCGAATTGGAACTTGTATGCTTTGGTCAATCCAAATGTATCGGATGTTAGGGATTTTTGCACCATTAGTAGTTGGACATGGGCGTCACAAGATTTTGGGGGTGGCCAGGCTCATAATAGCTCTCTCAACTACAGGCAAATCCAAAACATCATGGCTGATGGATTCGTTCTCAACTATCATATATTTTCATGGAAGAAAACTTCCTTTTACTACTATGATATCTATAACTACTTACATCTCTATCGCTACTTTTTTTCCAAGCGCTTATATGTTAGCTACTGCGGGGGAGGTCAGTTTTGTGCATCCACGTACTATTATGGTG GTGTCCTAGATGATATTGCATTTTGGACAACTTGGGATTTACTAGTACTATTAA ttGTTTTTTGTGTAGTGAAATTCATAATCGGGATGCCATTTGTTGCGATATTTCTGATCTACAAGTATAGAAGAAGGCACATAGCAATGGACAAGAACATTGAAGAATTCTTGCAGGCTCATAACAACTTTTtgcccataaggtactcttactcgAATATCAAGAAGATCACCAGAAATTTTAAGCACAAATTAGGTGAAGGGGGTTATGGTCATGTGTACAAAGGAACGCTGAGAAGCGGCAACGAGGTAGCCATCAAGATTTTAAAGCAATCCAAGGCCCATGGCCAAGATTTTATTAGTGAAGTAGCTACTGTTGGAAGAATTCACCACGTTAATATAGTGCAACTCAttggtttttgctttgaagGCTCAAAACAGGCTCTTGTGTATGACTTCATGTCAAATGGATCTTTAGATAAGCGTATTTTCACAAAGGAAGGTGATAAGTTTcttgattataagaaaatatacGAGATTGCTCTTGGGGTGGTGAGGGGGATTGAATATTTACATCGGGGGTGTGATAAGCAAATACTCCACTTTGATATCAAACCTCACAACATTCTTTTAGATAAGAATTTCTTGCcgaaaatttctgattttggactCGCGAAACTTTATCCCATTGATCATAGCATAGTTTCAATGACTGCTGCAAGAGGAACTTTGGGATATATGGCACCTGAGTTGTTCTACAAAACCCTCGGTGGTGTATCTTATAAAGCagatgtctatagctttgggATGTTGCTCATGGAAATGGCAGGTAGAAGGAAAAATTTAAATGCAAATGCGGAACATtcaagccaaatttattttccgttGTGGGTATATGACCACATCAATGAAGGAGAAAGTGTTGAAATGGATGAAATTGTAGGAGAGGAAAGGGAGGTGATGAAAAAGATGATAATAGTTGCACTTTGGTGTATACAATTAGTTCCTGACCATCGGCCTCCAATGAACAAAGTCTTAAAAATGCTTGAAAGAGATATTGGTAATATTCAAATGCCTCCAAAACCGCTTATTTACCCACCAAATGAGCGAATTGGCAACGACATAGTTGAAATGGAATTAGAAACATTTTCAACTTCCTCAAGTACTCCCATAATTTCCCCTAGTTTTCCATTTGGAGATAGTACTGGTGTTTAG
- the LOC104424563 gene encoding rust resistance kinase Lr10 isoform X4, protein MINALDSMNICQVLLLTLVLFLTMISNVESSSQRCIPSSCGDVRNISFPFRLKSHQRGCGISKFELACEDNRTILNFLNGQYYVQFINYTGQQIRLVDNGLQRDNCLSLPHHSLSLYDFHRVSTLDNPYSSLSYKNISVIVNCSKPRLYVSYCGGGQFCASTYYYGGVLDDIAFWTTWDLLVLLIVFCVVKFIIGMPFVAIFLIYKYRRRHIAMDKNIEEFLQAHNNFLPIRYSYSNIKKITRNFKHKLGEGGYGHVYKGTLRSGNEVAIKILKQSKAHGQDFISEVATVGRIHHVNIVQLIGFCFEGSKQALVYDFMSNGSLDKRIFTKEGDKFLDYKKIYEIALGVVRGIEYLHRGCDKQILHFDIKPHNILLDKNFLPKISDFGLAKLYPIDHSIVSMTAARGTLGYMAPELFYKTLGGVSYKADVYSFGMLLMEMAGRRKNLNANAEHSSQIYFPLWVYDHINEGESVEMDEIVGEEREVMKKMIIVALWCIQLVPDHRPPMNKVLKMLERDIGNIQMPPKPLIYPPNERIGNDIVEMELETFSTSSSTPIISPSFPFGDSTGV, encoded by the exons ATGATTAATGCTCTCGACTCTATGAATATCTGTCAAGTGTTGCTACTCACTCTTGTCTTATTTCTGACGATGATTAGCAATGTTGAGTCGAGCAGTCAACGGTGCATTCCTTCATCTTGTGGTGATGTTCGTAATATAAGCTTCCCATTTCGACTGAAGAGTCATCAGAGGGGATGTGGTATATCGAAATTCGAGCTGGCTTGTGAAGATAATCGCACTATTCTAAACTTCCTTAATGGTCAATACTATGTGCAGTTTATCAATTATACCGGACAACAAATCAGATTGGTTGACAACGGGCTGCAAAGAGATAACTGCTTGTCTCTCCCCCATCATTCATTGTCATTGTATGACTTTCATAGAGTTTCCACTCTAGACAACCCATACAGCAGCCTGTCCTACAAGAATATATCGGTCATTGTGAACTGCTCAAAACCG CGCTTATATGTTAGCTACTGCGGGGGAGGTCAGTTTTGTGCATCCACGTACTATTATGGTG GTGTCCTAGATGATATTGCATTTTGGACAACTTGGGATTTACTAGTACTATTAA ttGTTTTTTGTGTAGTGAAATTCATAATCGGGATGCCATTTGTTGCGATATTTCTGATCTACAAGTATAGAAGAAGGCACATAGCAATGGACAAGAACATTGAAGAATTCTTGCAGGCTCATAACAACTTTTtgcccataaggtactcttactcgAATATCAAGAAGATCACCAGAAATTTTAAGCACAAATTAGGTGAAGGGGGTTATGGTCATGTGTACAAAGGAACGCTGAGAAGCGGCAACGAGGTAGCCATCAAGATTTTAAAGCAATCCAAGGCCCATGGCCAAGATTTTATTAGTGAAGTAGCTACTGTTGGAAGAATTCACCACGTTAATATAGTGCAACTCAttggtttttgctttgaagGCTCAAAACAGGCTCTTGTGTATGACTTCATGTCAAATGGATCTTTAGATAAGCGTATTTTCACAAAGGAAGGTGATAAGTTTcttgattataagaaaatatacGAGATTGCTCTTGGGGTGGTGAGGGGGATTGAATATTTACATCGGGGGTGTGATAAGCAAATACTCCACTTTGATATCAAACCTCACAACATTCTTTTAGATAAGAATTTCTTGCcgaaaatttctgattttggactCGCGAAACTTTATCCCATTGATCATAGCATAGTTTCAATGACTGCTGCAAGAGGAACTTTGGGATATATGGCACCTGAGTTGTTCTACAAAACCCTCGGTGGTGTATCTTATAAAGCagatgtctatagctttgggATGTTGCTCATGGAAATGGCAGGTAGAAGGAAAAATTTAAATGCAAATGCGGAACATtcaagccaaatttattttccgttGTGGGTATATGACCACATCAATGAAGGAGAAAGTGTTGAAATGGATGAAATTGTAGGAGAGGAAAGGGAGGTGATGAAAAAGATGATAATAGTTGCACTTTGGTGTATACAATTAGTTCCTGACCATCGGCCTCCAATGAACAAAGTCTTAAAAATGCTTGAAAGAGATATTGGTAATATTCAAATGCCTCCAAAACCGCTTATTTACCCACCAAATGAGCGAATTGGCAACGACATAGTTGAAATGGAATTAGAAACATTTTCAACTTCCTCAAGTACTCCCATAATTTCCCCTAGTTTTCCATTTGGAGATAGTACTGGTGTTTAG
- the LOC104424563 gene encoding rust resistance kinase Lr10 isoform X1: protein MINALDSMNICQVLLLTLVLFLTMISNVESSSQRCIPSSCGDVRNISFPFRLKSHQRGCGISKFELACEDNRTILNFLNGQYYVQFINYTGQQIRLVDNGLQRDNCLSLPHHSLSLYDFHRVSTLDNPYSSLSYKNISVIVNCSKPVSSPFYIATDPCIEGSYSTNTSSNWNLYALVNPNVSDVRDFCTISSWTWASQDFGGGQAHNSSLNYRQIQNIMADGFVLNYHIFSWKKTSFYYYDIYNYLHLYRYFFSKRLYVSYCGGGQFCASTYYYGGVLDDIAFWTTWDLLVLLIVFCVVKFIIGMPFVAIFLIYKYRRRHIAMDKNIEEFLQAHNNFLPIRYSYSNIKKITRNFKHKLGEGGYGHVYKGTLRSGNEVAIKILKQSKAHGQDFISEVATVGRIHHVNIVQLIGFCFEGSKQALVYDFMSNGSLDKRIFTKEGDKFLDYKKIYEIALGVVRGIEYLHRGCDKQILHFDIKPHNILLDKNFLPKISDFGLAKLYPIDHSIVSMTAARGTLGYMAPELFYKTLGGVSYKADVYSFGMLLMEMAGRRKNLNANAEHSSQIYFPLWVYDHINEGESVEMDEIVGEEREVMKKMIIVALWCIQLVPDHRPPMNKVLKMLERDIGNIQMPPKPLIYPPNERIGNDIVEMELETFSTSSSTPIISPSFPFGDSTGV, encoded by the exons ATGATTAATGCTCTCGACTCTATGAATATCTGTCAAGTGTTGCTACTCACTCTTGTCTTATTTCTGACGATGATTAGCAATGTTGAGTCGAGCAGTCAACGGTGCATTCCTTCATCTTGTGGTGATGTTCGTAATATAAGCTTCCCATTTCGACTGAAGAGTCATCAGAGGGGATGTGGTATATCGAAATTCGAGCTGGCTTGTGAAGATAATCGCACTATTCTAAACTTCCTTAATGGTCAATACTATGTGCAGTTTATCAATTATACCGGACAACAAATCAGATTGGTTGACAACGGGCTGCAAAGAGATAACTGCTTGTCTCTCCCCCATCATTCATTGTCATTGTATGACTTTCATAGAGTTTCCACTCTAGACAACCCATACAGCAGCCTGTCCTACAAGAATATATCGGTCATTGTGAACTGCTCAAAACCGGTTAGTTCTCCATTTTACATCGCTACTGATCCATGCATTGAGGGGTCATACTCTACCAACACATCATCGAATTGGAACTTGTATGCTTTGGTCAATCCAAATGTATCGGATGTTAGGGATTTTTGCACCATTAGTAGTTGGACATGGGCGTCACAAGATTTTGGGGGTGGCCAGGCTCATAATAGCTCTCTCAACTACAGGCAAATCCAAAACATCATGGCTGATGGATTCGTTCTCAACTATCATATATTTTCATGGAAGAAAACTTCCTTTTACTACTATGATATCTATAACTACTTACATCTCTATCGCTACTTTTTTTCCAAGCGCTTATATGTTAGCTACTGCGGGGGAGGTCAGTTTTGTGCATCCACGTACTATTATGGTG GTGTCCTAGATGATATTGCATTTTGGACAACTTGGGATTTACTAGTACTATTAA ttGTTTTTTGTGTAGTGAAATTCATAATCGGGATGCCATTTGTTGCGATATTTCTGATCTACAAGTATAGAAGAAGGCACATAGCAATGGACAAGAACATTGAAGAATTCTTGCAGGCTCATAACAACTTTTtgcccataaggtactcttactcgAATATCAAGAAGATCACCAGAAATTTTAAGCACAAATTAGGTGAAGGGGGTTATGGTCATGTGTACAAAGGAACGCTGAGAAGCGGCAACGAGGTAGCCATCAAGATTTTAAAGCAATCCAAGGCCCATGGCCAAGATTTTATTAGTGAAGTAGCTACTGTTGGAAGAATTCACCACGTTAATATAGTGCAACTCAttggtttttgctttgaagGCTCAAAACAGGCTCTTGTGTATGACTTCATGTCAAATGGATCTTTAGATAAGCGTATTTTCACAAAGGAAGGTGATAAGTTTcttgattataagaaaatatacGAGATTGCTCTTGGGGTGGTGAGGGGGATTGAATATTTACATCGGGGGTGTGATAAGCAAATACTCCACTTTGATATCAAACCTCACAACATTCTTTTAGATAAGAATTTCTTGCcgaaaatttctgattttggactCGCGAAACTTTATCCCATTGATCATAGCATAGTTTCAATGACTGCTGCAAGAGGAACTTTGGGATATATGGCACCTGAGTTGTTCTACAAAACCCTCGGTGGTGTATCTTATAAAGCagatgtctatagctttgggATGTTGCTCATGGAAATGGCAGGTAGAAGGAAAAATTTAAATGCAAATGCGGAACATtcaagccaaatttattttccgttGTGGGTATATGACCACATCAATGAAGGAGAAAGTGTTGAAATGGATGAAATTGTAGGAGAGGAAAGGGAGGTGATGAAAAAGATGATAATAGTTGCACTTTGGTGTATACAATTAGTTCCTGACCATCGGCCTCCAATGAACAAAGTCTTAAAAATGCTTGAAAGAGATATTGGTAATATTCAAATGCCTCCAAAACCGCTTATTTACCCACCAAATGAGCGAATTGGCAACGACATAGTTGAAATGGAATTAGAAACATTTTCAACTTCCTCAAGTACTCCCATAATTTCCCCTAGTTTTCCATTTGGAGATAGTACTGGTGTTTAG
- the LOC104424563 gene encoding rust resistance kinase Lr10 isoform X2 — translation MINALDSMNICQVLLLTLVLFLTMISNVESSSQRCIPSSCGDFINYTGQQIRLVDNGLQRDNCLSLPHHSLSLYDFHRVSTLDNPYSSLSYKNISVIVNCSKPVSSPFYIATDPCIEGSYSTNTSSNWNLYALVNPNVSDVRDFCTISSWTWASQDFGGGQAHNSSLNYRQIQNIMADGFVLNYHIFSWKKTSFYYYDIYNYLHLYRYFFSKRLYVSYCGGGQFCASTYYYGGVLDDIAFWTTWDLLVLLIVFCVVKFIIGMPFVAIFLIYKYRRRHIAMDKNIEEFLQAHNNFLPIRYSYSNIKKITRNFKHKLGEGGYGHVYKGTLRSGNEVAIKILKQSKAHGQDFISEVATVGRIHHVNIVQLIGFCFEGSKQALVYDFMSNGSLDKRIFTKEGDKFLDYKKIYEIALGVVRGIEYLHRGCDKQILHFDIKPHNILLDKNFLPKISDFGLAKLYPIDHSIVSMTAARGTLGYMAPELFYKTLGGVSYKADVYSFGMLLMEMAGRRKNLNANAEHSSQIYFPLWVYDHINEGESVEMDEIVGEEREVMKKMIIVALWCIQLVPDHRPPMNKVLKMLERDIGNIQMPPKPLIYPPNERIGNDIVEMELETFSTSSSTPIISPSFPFGDSTGV, via the exons ATGATTAATGCTCTCGACTCTATGAATATCTGTCAAGTGTTGCTACTCACTCTTGTCTTATTTCTGACGATGATTAGCAATGTTGAGTCGAGCAGTCAACGGTGCATTCCTTCATCTTGTGGTGAT TTTATCAATTATACCGGACAACAAATCAGATTGGTTGACAACGGGCTGCAAAGAGATAACTGCTTGTCTCTCCCCCATCATTCATTGTCATTGTATGACTTTCATAGAGTTTCCACTCTAGACAACCCATACAGCAGCCTGTCCTACAAGAATATATCGGTCATTGTGAACTGCTCAAAACCGGTTAGTTCTCCATTTTACATCGCTACTGATCCATGCATTGAGGGGTCATACTCTACCAACACATCATCGAATTGGAACTTGTATGCTTTGGTCAATCCAAATGTATCGGATGTTAGGGATTTTTGCACCATTAGTAGTTGGACATGGGCGTCACAAGATTTTGGGGGTGGCCAGGCTCATAATAGCTCTCTCAACTACAGGCAAATCCAAAACATCATGGCTGATGGATTCGTTCTCAACTATCATATATTTTCATGGAAGAAAACTTCCTTTTACTACTATGATATCTATAACTACTTACATCTCTATCGCTACTTTTTTTCCAAGCGCTTATATGTTAGCTACTGCGGGGGAGGTCAGTTTTGTGCATCCACGTACTATTATGGTG GTGTCCTAGATGATATTGCATTTTGGACAACTTGGGATTTACTAGTACTATTAA ttGTTTTTTGTGTAGTGAAATTCATAATCGGGATGCCATTTGTTGCGATATTTCTGATCTACAAGTATAGAAGAAGGCACATAGCAATGGACAAGAACATTGAAGAATTCTTGCAGGCTCATAACAACTTTTtgcccataaggtactcttactcgAATATCAAGAAGATCACCAGAAATTTTAAGCACAAATTAGGTGAAGGGGGTTATGGTCATGTGTACAAAGGAACGCTGAGAAGCGGCAACGAGGTAGCCATCAAGATTTTAAAGCAATCCAAGGCCCATGGCCAAGATTTTATTAGTGAAGTAGCTACTGTTGGAAGAATTCACCACGTTAATATAGTGCAACTCAttggtttttgctttgaagGCTCAAAACAGGCTCTTGTGTATGACTTCATGTCAAATGGATCTTTAGATAAGCGTATTTTCACAAAGGAAGGTGATAAGTTTcttgattataagaaaatatacGAGATTGCTCTTGGGGTGGTGAGGGGGATTGAATATTTACATCGGGGGTGTGATAAGCAAATACTCCACTTTGATATCAAACCTCACAACATTCTTTTAGATAAGAATTTCTTGCcgaaaatttctgattttggactCGCGAAACTTTATCCCATTGATCATAGCATAGTTTCAATGACTGCTGCAAGAGGAACTTTGGGATATATGGCACCTGAGTTGTTCTACAAAACCCTCGGTGGTGTATCTTATAAAGCagatgtctatagctttgggATGTTGCTCATGGAAATGGCAGGTAGAAGGAAAAATTTAAATGCAAATGCGGAACATtcaagccaaatttattttccgttGTGGGTATATGACCACATCAATGAAGGAGAAAGTGTTGAAATGGATGAAATTGTAGGAGAGGAAAGGGAGGTGATGAAAAAGATGATAATAGTTGCACTTTGGTGTATACAATTAGTTCCTGACCATCGGCCTCCAATGAACAAAGTCTTAAAAATGCTTGAAAGAGATATTGGTAATATTCAAATGCCTCCAAAACCGCTTATTTACCCACCAAATGAGCGAATTGGCAACGACATAGTTGAAATGGAATTAGAAACATTTTCAACTTCCTCAAGTACTCCCATAATTTCCCCTAGTTTTCCATTTGGAGATAGTACTGGTGTTTAG